Proteins found in one Asterias rubens chromosome 12, eAstRub1.3, whole genome shotgun sequence genomic segment:
- the LOC117297563 gene encoding phosphoinositide 3-kinase regulatory subunit 4-like, which translates to MGNQLTGIAPSQIFPVEHYLTDVTDYEFDASLGSTRFFKVARAKYKEGLAVVKVFAIHDPSLPLMYYKDQLEKIKKNLSNSSNCLPFLRSTLSNKAALLFRQYVRNNLYDRISTRPFLNTIEKKWIAFQLLCAINQAHRVKVCHGDIKSENVMITGWNWVLLTDFASFKPTFLPADNPAEFSFFYDTSRRRTCYIAPERFVEGNMFQAESATSEGSENLLDIGVIKKGELTPQMDIFSVGCVIAELFTEGHAPFDLSQLLAYCSGTYTPEKVLEKIEDPSIKALVEHMLQKDPAKRCSAEEYLVQWKVTAFPEVFYNYLKVFMGDFASIPILPADEKIARLKRDMETIIATLCPVDEDGDQCKDTNNGLVIVLSLVTSCLRTLKFCINKLSGLEILLMIAHHIPDDLILDRIIPYMLHFITDPFPRVRAEAIRTLSKTLTLVNSVPRSDANIFPEYILPNLSNIAQDEIVLVRVAYAENIAVLAETALRFLEMVQLEQTTTQDAQADSVQDSKLQYQASYDDELQNLHEMIQQKVVTLLSDTENIVKQTLLENGITRLCVFFGRQKANDILLSHMITFLNDKNDWHLRGSFFDSIVGIAAYVGWQSSFILKPLIQQGLCDSEEFVICKALTALTSLIELGLLQKPIILDLASEIVPNLCHPNIWIRQGTTGVISVIANSFNIADVHCNLIPLLQPFIKQPIIQVDKEPILLNVLKDPVPRPVYDYILRSPLIESFFDNLQDRQLLRNLCRTGHKPSYSQPDDGGLAQLMRKLQSQGMTEVDEDKLLLLKDIMLKQQRAKSSPSDQQTLSPGPDDPDIPGIINIQSLEKRAPVQKYHADLLKPPELRSDASEKAPRKIKKKTSTLEPQMMNEEWKSMFGTNEPQKTSKAQQPGSPVHPAQEAMSTLNPGASKAPSGQPAAGPSGKPAPPLGQAHKGLSTLGPISMSQLQAAAEGTPEKKPQVQENRLPAVQTSYASCKQELSRLVAQKREQYAAAVTRKTLIEEMAIETKIPPASWKPKGLLVAHLHEHKAAVNRIQVSHDHMFFATCSNDGTVKVWDTTKLFGKSNTNCSRQTYGRQPGRIKALTFCQSSHSIASASDDGSIHVNRIETGAPRFGLTHSTNLDLQEEGCAVDITHFDTGSQSVVTYATVQGHLVGWDLRAPGIAWRLRNEPRHGLITSFVVDPHQCWMAVGTSNGAHTCWDLRFQLPITTIHHSTASQVRRLILHPNHPSWIISAVQGNNEVSMWDMETGARQFTLWASPSPALSQTQTSNHAVHGLYCIPSNEHSPSFLTAGSDQRLRYWSLTNPDDSGIIAGSVNDPQTRPAVTYKRRLIDGTEVIVETYDKHRSTHVVGETGRHNSEQVPVGHRNIINDLGVILVSPNSAAVATASHDGVIKIWK; encoded by the exons ATGGGTAATCAGTTGACAGGAATAGCACCATCGCAAATCTTTCCAGTAGAGCATTATTTGACAGACGTCACTGACTACGAGTTTGATGCAAGCCTCGGAAGCACACGATTCTTCAAAGTTGCACGGGCAAAGTATAA AGAGGGTCTCGCCGTGGTTAAAGTGTTTGCGATCCATGATCCCTCTCTTCCTCTGATGTACTACAAAGACCAGCTGGAGAAGATCAAGAAGAATCTCAGCAATTCCTCTAACTGTTTACCATTCCTGAGAAGCACA ctGTCCAACAAGGCCGCTCTGCTGTTCCGTCAGTATGTGCGCAATAATCTTTACGATCGCATCAGCACGCGTCCGTTCCTCAACACTATCGAGAAAAAGTGGATTGCTTTCCAGCTTCTTTGTGCCATAAACCAAGCCCATCGAGTCAAg GTATGTCATGGAGACATCAAAAGCGAGAACGTTATGATAACGGGCTGGAACTGGGTTCTCCTGACGGACTTTGCAAGCTTCAAACCCACCTTCTTGCCAGCC GACAATCCGGCAGAGTTCTCGTTCTTCTATGACACATCAAGAAGACGTACCTGTTATATTGCCCCTGAGCGCTTTGTAGAGGGCAACATGTTCCAAGCGGAGAGTGCTACTTCTGAGGGCTCAGAAAATCTTCTTGATATAGGTGTGATCAAGAAGGGAGAACTTACACCGCAAATGGATATTTTTTCAGTAGG GTGCGTGATAGCCGAGCTCTTTACTGAAGGTCACGCGCCCTTTGACCTTTCTCAGTTGCTTGCCTACTGCAGTGGGACATACACCCCCGAGAAGGTCTTGGAAAAGATAGAGGATCCTAGCATTAAG GCCCTAGTGGAGCACATGCTTCAGAAAGATCCTGCTAAGCGGTGCTCTGCAGAGGAGTACCTCGTCCAGTGGAAGGTGACGGCCTTCCCTGAGGTATTCTACAACTATCTTAAGGTCTTCATGGGAGATTTCGCCAGCATCCCTATCCTACCAGCAGATGAAAAGATCGCAAG ATTGAAAAGGGATATGGAGACAATTATTGCGACACTATGTCCAGTCGATGAAGATGGAGATCAATGCAAAGACACTAACAATGGACTTGTTATCGTCTTATCTCTTGTAACATCATGTCTACGCACTCTCAAG ttttgCATCAACAAGTTATCAGGCCTGGAGATCTTACTGATGATTGCGCATCATATCCCAGATGATCTTATCCTGGACAGAATTATTCCATATATG CTTCACTTCATAACGGATCCATTTCCAAGGGTACGGGCAGAAGCAATACGCACCCTTAGCAAAACCCTTACCCTCGTCAATTCAGTGCCAAGGAG TGATGCAAACATATTCCCGGAGTACATTCTCCCAAATTTG TCTAACATTGCTCAGGATGAAATCGTGTTGGTGCGAGTTGCGTATGCTGAGAACATCGCGGTGTTGGCCGAGACGGCGCTGCGCTTTCTAGAGATGGTTCAGCTGGAACAGACAACAACTCAAGACGCGCAGGCAGACTCTGTGCAAGATTCTAAGCTCCAGTATCAG GCCAGCTATGATGACGAGCTTCAGAATCTACATGAAATGATTCAACAGAAGGTTGTCACCCTACTCAGTGATACA gaGAATATAGTGAAGCAAACGTTACTTGAAAATGGCATCACAAGGCTGTGCGTGTTCTTTGGACGACAGAAAGCAAATGATATCCTACTCTCCCATATGATAACCTTCCTCAACGACAAG AATGACTGGCATCTACGCGGCTCCTTTTTTGACAGTATCGTCGGCATAGCTGCGTACGTTGGATGGCAAAGCTCATTCATTCTTAAACCACTCATCCAACAG GGACTATGCGACTCTGAAGAGTTTGTGATCTGCAAGGCCCTGACTGCACTCACCAGTCTTATAGAGCTGGGACTCCTACAGAAGCCCATTATATTGGACCTTGCATCGGAGATAGTTCCAAACCTCTGTCATCCA AATATTTGGATCAGACAAGGCACAACCGGGGTAATTTCTGTTATTGCAAACAGCTTCAACATTGCAGATGTACATTGCAATCTCATCCCGCTTCTGCAACCGTTTATCAAACAGCCCATCATTCAAGTTGATAAAGAG CCAATTCTACTGAACGTACTGAAAGACCCTGTGCCGAGGCCAGTCTATGACTACATCTTGAGATCTCCTCTGATTGAGAGCTTCTTTGACAATCTTCAGGATCGACAACTCCTGCGGAACTTGTGCAGGACGGGGCACAAACCCAGCTACAGCCAGCCGGATGATGGTGGCCTTGCCCAG CTTATGCGGAAACTGCAGTCCCAGGGAATGACGGAGGTTGATGAGGACAAACTCCTGCTGCTTAAAGACATCATGCTCAAACAACAGCGAGCAAAATCAAG TCCAAGTGACCAgcaaacatt ATCCCCTGGGCCAGACGACCCAGACATTCCTGGTATCATTAACATCCAGTCACTAGAGAAGAGGGCACCTGTTCAGAAGTACCACGCTGATCTCCTTAAGCCCCCAGAGCTACGCTCCGATGCTTCAGAGAAAGCTCCACGCAAGATCAAGAAGAAAACCAGCACTCTGGAACCTCAGATGATG aatgAGGAGTGGAAGAGTATGTTTGGGACTAACGAGCCTCAGAAGACCTCCAAGGCCCAACAACCTGGCAGCCCTGTCCACCCAGCCCAAGAAGCCATGTCAACACTCAACCCAGGAGCCAGCAAAGCGCCATCTGGTCAGCCTGCTGCAGGGCCGAGTGGGAAACCTGCACCACCCCTGGGGCAGGCACATAAGGGCTTGTCGACGCTGGGGCCGATTTCAATGTCTCAGCTTCAGGCTGCGGCTGAGGGAACCCCAGAGAAGAAGCCTCAGGTCCAAGAGAACAGGCTTCCTGCAGTCCAAA CCTCCTATGCATCGTGCAAGCAAGAGCTCAGCCGCTTGGTCGCCCAGAAACGAGAGCAGTACGCAGCGGCCGTGACACGCAAGACACTGATAGAAGAAATGGCCATTGAGACCAAGATCCCACCAGCATCCTGGAAACCGAAAGGCCTCCTGGTGGCTCATTTACATGAACATAAAGCCGCCGTAAACAG AATTCAGGTGAGCCATGATCACATGTTTTTTGCGACCTGCTCAAACGATGGCACAGTGAAGGTATGGGACACCACTAAACTATTCGGCAAGAGTAACACAAACTGTTCCAGGCAGACGTACGGTCGCCAGCCGGGTCGTATCAAGGCTCTGACATTCTGTCAGTCTTCTCACAGTATCGCGTCAGCATCTGACGATGGCTCTATACATGTCAATAG GATCGAGACAGGAGCCCCACGGTTCGGCCTGACGCATTCAACAAATCTAGACCTTCAGGAGGAAGGTTGTGCTGTGGACATCACTCACTTCGATACAG GATCCCAGTCTGTCGTGACCTACGCAACAGTCCAGGGACATTTAGTGGGATGGGATCTCCGAGCTCCCGGTATTGCATGGAGACTACGCAACGAACCAAGACACG GACTGATAACATCATTTGTTGTGGATCCACATCAATGCTGGATGGCAGTGGGAACCAGTAACGGAGCTCATACATGCTGGGATCTTCGCTTCCAGCTTCCCATTACGACCATTCATCATTCCACAG CGTCACAAGTAAGACGGCTCATTCTGCATCCCAACCATCCATCTTGGATCATCTCTGCTGTACAGGGCAACAATGAGGTGTCCATGTGGGATATGGAGACCGGGGCCAGACAATTTACACTGTGGGCCAGTCCATCCCCTGCCCTCTCCCAGACGCAG acatCCAACCACGCCGTTCACGGACTGTACTGCATCCCATCCAATGAGCACTCTCCAAGCTTCCTTACAGCGGGATCTGATCAGAGACTCCGCTACTGGAGTCTAACCAATCCAGATGACTCGGGCATCATCGCAGGCTCAGTCAATGATCCACAAACACGACCAGCTGTAACTTACAA gcGGAGGCTAATCGACGGTACAGAGGTGATCGTAGAAACATACGATAAACACCGCAGCACGCACGTAGTCGGCGAGACAGGGCGCCACAACTCTGAACAAGTTCCAGTCGGTCATCGTAACATCATCAACGACCTTGGTGTGATTCTCGTTTCACCGAACAGTGCGGCAGTTGCTACAGCGTCGCACGACGGCGTCATCAAAATATGGAAATAA